ATATCAGTTTTCCGACATTCGTCCCCTTACAAAGAGGCGTACGGTGGCGGCGTGCTTTCGACCCGGTCTCTGGCATGTTTTTTGCGGAAACTATGCCGATCTTGTTTAACGCCACTCCGGTCGCACCTAACATCCGTGCCTTCCCGGATGTGTCTTCCCGAACCGGAATTTATTTCTATGGATATTTTCAAATACAGGAGAACCCCATGACCCCCGCACAAATTTCCCACGTCCAAAGCAGTTTCGCCAGCGTCGCTCCGATCAGCGATCAAGCGGCGACGCTGTTTTACGGTCGCCTGTTCGAAATCGCCCCCGAGGTCAAGCCGCTGTTCAAAGGCGACATGCGCGAACAGGGCGCAAAATTGATGAAAACCCTAGCCATGGTGGTTGGCGGACTGAATCGTTTGGAGACAATTCTACCCGCCGTCGAGGCGTTGGCCATACGCCATGTCGCCTACGGCGTTGAAGACCGCCACTACGACGCCGTGGGCAGCGCCTTGTTGTGGACCTTGGAGCAAGGGTTGGGCGACGCCTTCACCCCCGAGACTCGCGAGGCGTGGAGCATCGCCTACACGACCCTAGCGGACGCCATGATCTCGGCCTCGGCGAAGGTCTCCGCCTAGCGCCCCGGCAACGCCAGAATCAATTCGCGCCCACCATAGCCGTCGCGCTTATCATGGGCGCGGATGCGCACCCGGTGCATCGCGGGCGGAATGCGAAGGCTGCCCAACGCGCGGGTGAACGGCTGTTCGTCGTCATGAGGATGGAGAAGGACGCGAGTCCCCAGGACCGCCCCCGCTGGAGAGAGAATTTCGAAGCGATCGGCGTAATGCCCCCAGCCCTGATCGTCGTGGCGCACGGTGACATCGAAACGGTAGCGCCCCCCACCCAGGGGCGTCGCGCGGGCGGCCACCACGTCGGCCTTGCCGGCGAAGGCGGGCGGCGTTTGCAGGCCGACGACCGCGAGTGCGAGAAACGCCCCCACCCCGATTACGATCCGTCGTTTGGCCTTCGGTTTCAATTCAAGCATGCGGGCGCAATCCTCCTGCGATCACTTCGCCACGACCAACGTACCCCACCCGTTCGCGGCTGAGGATCACAAGCGCGTGAACGCTTATTTCTTGCGGATAAAGGCCTGCATTTCGCCACTCCCCATGGGCTTGGCGATAAAGTAGCCCTGTACCTTATCGCACCCGTAAGCCAACAGGAGATCCCAAACCGCGCGATCCTCGACCCCTTCGGCAATGGTTTTCAAGCCCAGATTATGCGCCAAATCGATCGTCGAACGGACAATCGTCGCATCGTCGGCGTTGTGGGCCATGTTGCGCACGAAACTCATGTCGATCTTCAACGCATCGGCGGGCAAGGCCTTGAGATAGGCGAGAGACGAATATCCCGTGCCAAAATCGTCGATGGCGATGGAAAAGCCCATCGCACTCAAGCGCAACAACATATCCCGGGACAGTTCGGGGTGACTCATAATCGCGCTTTCAGTGACTTCCAGATCGATCCATTCGGGCGCGATCCCCGCCCTGCGAACCAACCCCATGATGTAATCGGGCAATCCGTCATCAAGTAAATTGCGCGCGGAAAGGTTAACGGCCACGCGAGTCGGCGCGCCATCGTCGGCCCACGCCTTGGCCTGCGTCACGGCTTCTTTCAAGACCCAATGGGTCAGCTCGCCGATCATCCCGGTTTGTTCGGCCAGACCGATGAACTCATCGGGCATGATCCAGCCTTCGCGCGGGTTGTTCCAGCGGATCAAGGCCTCGACACTGTCGATCACGCCGTCGGACATATTCGCCTTGGGTTGATAATGAAGAACGAATTCGTTCGCCGCCAGCGCCGAGCGCAGTTCGCTCAACAACATAAAGCGCCGTAGACTGAACGGATCCTCCTCGGCGCGGTAGACCTTGACCTCCAAACCATCCTTTTTCGCCATGCGCATGGCGATGTCGGCATGCTGGAGCAGGGGCTCCGGGGCGTCTCCATGGTCGGGATACTGGCTGACACCGATACAAAGCGAAATGTCGAGGGTGGCGTTCCCCAAAGTCACCGGATGTTCCAAAACTCCGCGGATGCGCGCCATGATGTTTTCCAAGTCGTCCTGCACGCCGTCGGCGACAATCATCGCAAACTCGCCGCCGCCCAAACGCGCGATGGTATCAACTTCACGCATGGTCGCGCGCAAACGGTGCGCCAGTTCGGCGATCAAGGCGTCCCCGTTTTCGTGACCCAGGGTGTCGTTGACCTCTTGCATGCGATCGATGTTCATCACCAAAACCTTCAGTTGTCCGTCGCGACGGCGGGCAATTCGTATGGCCTGGTTCAGCCTATCTTGGAGTAGCGAACGGTTCGGCAAGTCGGTCAACGGATCGTGCAAAGCCAAATGTTCAAGCTCATCGACGTGGGATTTCCGTTCGCTGATGTCTTGAACGATCGCCATATACACTGGGGGAATTTCGGCGAACGACGAATGGACCCGAAGTTCGACCGGATAAAATGAGCCGTCCTTGCGATAATGGCGTCCCTCGAATCCGACCATTTCTCTTTTTCCCCGAACCAGGGGAGACAGCAGAAGCTCGAATTCCTCGCGGGTCATATCCTTTTTCAGGTCGAGCGGCGTCATCTCGTGCAATTCTTCCTGAGTGTAACCGAGGTTGCTTTGCGCGCCTTCGCTGACATCGAGGAACTTTAATGTATCGACGCTAAAGACATAAATTTCATTCCACGAATGTTTTAAAATTCGCCCTAGGCGTTCCGTCAGCGCCTCGGCGCGCCGTTCTTCGGTAACATCCATCACGGTGCCGCGCAGGCGACCGACACCCCCATCCTCGTCATGGACGACGCGTCCCCTCCACTGCACGATACGCTCCTCGCCATCGGGGCGCACGATGCGGTGGCTTTCATCAAAGCCGCCCCCCGCACGCACGCCGCGCTCCCCGCGCTCCCCGCGCCCCCCGCGCCCTATGTCGGTGATGGCGAGTTCAAACCGGGCGCGGTCATCACTATGGATCAGCCCGAGGAACCTGCGTAGGGTGATCGCCTCCTCGGTATCCTCGATGCCGAAAATTTTATAGACCGAGTCCGACCACCACAGTTCACCCGAACGCCCATCCATATCCCAATTGCCGATTTGCGCCGCGCGCTGAGCGTCCCGCAAGCGGGCGCGTTCGCGTTTCATGGCGACGATGTGCTTACGTTGCAGATTGGCGCGGTTTTCAACCTCCTCCATGGCCTGGGATTGGGCCTTGGACAACGCCTTTTCCGTGCGCCCCAAAAAATAATAAAAGGACAACAAAAGAAGGCTTCCGATCGCCGCCCCGACGATCGCGACACCACCGATCAAGTCAACAAAATCGGTATGATGCGCGGAATATTCGTACGCCCCCGACAAACTGCCGATAGGCCTTCCCTGAAAATCCTTCACGGTGATATTGCGGACCAAATAGCGGCGTGAGCCGATATTCTCGCTCCTGATTTGACCGTCCACCTTCGCCAACAAGGGAAAAAATCGTCGATCGTCGGGCCAATCGGCGGTTCGCACGACCATCACCGCCTTTGAATTTTCCGCCCACGCCCCGGCCCGGCCCAAGGCTTTCATGCCGGCCTCCCATCGCGCCCGATCGAGATAGGCTTTACGCACCGTCACCGCCAATTTCAACCGCAGAACGGCGGCCATGTCGGTGATCACAGCGCCGATTTCCTGACCGATCTCGACCGCCCCCACGAGAATTTTACCGTTGAATATCGGCGTGACATGCCAAAGCGTTAGGGTATCGGACGCCCCCAGCGCCACGCCCCCGACCGAGGTCGCCGTGCGCAAGGCTTGGCCAACCAAGCCGTGATCGTCGCCCTTGGCGGCATCCACACCGACATCAAGAGCGCCGCCCGGATAGGCGAGCACATCCCCGCTCGGATCCAGAAACCTGAAATGCATGATATCGAACTCACGGGGCAGGTTGGCGAAAATGCGCTTGGCGATGGCCGTCAAGCGGCCTTTGTCGCGCGCTTCGAGTGCGGCGATCACTTCCGGGTCGCGGGCGACCCACCCGACATTGGCCTTCAGCACCTTAGTCGAATTCTCAAGCGCATGGGTGTAATAACCATCCAATAAGAACAAGTTACGCTTGGATTCCGCCTTAAGAAAACGGCTTTGTTGGTAGAGAATCTCGATCGACGTAAAGCTAAGCAGGGTGATCAGGATTCCCGCCAAAGGCAACAGCACACGGGCGCGTAATTTCAACGGCCGTTTCAAAGTCATTGAGTCTCCCCCCCCAGAAGGATACCGCGCCTACTTTCTTCAAGCGCTTGTTATTGAATATCAATAAATTGGCCCGAGGTAAATTTTATATCGCATCCCACATCGTGCATTATCGTGCGTTAATGACGGTTTTTTTTATGCGCCGTTTTGTGTACGGTGCGCCGCGGCCCAAGAAACGGCGTTTTTCACGAATTAAGACAAAAGGCCCCACCATGAAGGTCAACGCCTTCGATTTTGAACTTCCCACCAGCGCCATTGCGCAGCACCCGGCCGAACCGCGCGATCGTGCGCGATTGCTGTATTTACCGACCGGCGATCGCCATGACGGACATTGCATCACCGATCTGCCTCGTCTCCTCAGGGCGGGCGACGTCATGGTGTTTAACGACACCCGGGTCATTCCCGCGCGCATGCACGCCGCCCGGGCCAGCGGCGGGCGAACCGAATTGACCCTGCACAAACAGGACGGCCCCGCCCTCTGGCGCGCCTTCGCCCGCCCCGCGAAACGTCTTGGCGCGGGAGAGGTGCTTACCATCGCCGACGGTTTCGCACTGCGGGTCGAGGAAAAGCACGACGGCGGCGAACTCCTGGTGCGCTTCGACAGAGAGGGCGCCGAGCTTTTAGCCGCCCTGGAGCGCCACGCCATCATGCCCTTGCCGCCATATATCAAACGGGGTCCCGAGGGCGATAGCGCCGACAGGGAACGCTACCAAACCCTGTTCGCCGACCGCCCGGGGGCGGTCGCCGCGCCGACCGCGGGACTCCATTTCACCCCCGCCCTGATGGACGCCATCGCGGCGGCGGGCATCCATAGCGCCCGCGTCACCCTGCATGTCGGCGCGGGTACATTTTTACCGGTCAAGGCCGACGACACCCAAAACCACGTCATGCACAGCGAGTGGGGCGAGGTTTCGCCCGAGACGGCGGCGGCGATTAACGCCGCCCGCGCCAAGGGCGGGCGGGTGGTCTGCGTCGGCACCACCTCGCTGCGCCTTTTGGAAAGCGCCACCGGCGACGACGGTGTCGTGCGCCCCTTTTGCGGAGACACCGACATTTTCATCACGCCGGGGTACCGTTTCAAGGCGGCGGACGTATTGATAACCAATTTTCACCTGCCCAAATCGACGCTGTTCATGCTGGTTTGCGCCTTTAGTGGTCTGGCGCGAATGAAAACCGCTTACGCCCACGCCATCGCCGCGGGATACCGCTTTTATTCGTACGGCGACGCCTGCCTTCTGGAACGGGCCGCCGAAGAAAAGGATCCGACGTGACTGATTTTTCCTTCGAATTGCTCGGCGCCGACGGCGGCGCCCGGCGCGGACGCGTGACCTGCGCCCATGGCGTCATCCAGACCCCCGCCTTCATGCCCGTGGGCACCGCCGCCACCGTCAAGGCGATGTTGCCTGAAAATGTCGCCGCCACCGGGGCCGAGATCATCCTCGGCAACACCTACCATCTGATGCTTCGCCCGGGCGCGGAGCGCATCGCCCGGCTCGGCGGCCTGCACGCCTTCATGAATTGGCCGGGCCCGATCCTCACCGACAGCGGCGGCTATCAGGTGATGAGCCTGAGTGAACTGCGCAAGCTCGATGAGAACGGCGTCACCTTCCGCTCCCATATCGATGGCTCCTACCACACTCTGACTCCGGAACGTTCGATGGAAATCCAACACCAGCTGGGATCGGACATCACCATGTGTTTCGACGAATGCCCGCCCTATCCGTCGGAAAAAGCCGACGTCGCCCGCGCCACGCAATTGTCGATGCGTTGGGCGGCGCGCTCGCGCGCGGCCTTCGTAAACCGACCCGGGTATGGGCTTTTCGGC
This genomic window from Varunaivibrio sulfuroxidans contains:
- a CDS encoding globin family protein: MTPAQISHVQSSFASVAPISDQAATLFYGRLFEIAPEVKPLFKGDMREQGAKLMKTLAMVVGGLNRLETILPAVEALAIRHVAYGVEDRHYDAVGSALLWTLEQGLGDAFTPETREAWSIAYTTLADAMISASAKVSA
- a CDS encoding bifunctional diguanylate cyclase/phosphodiesterase, which translates into the protein MTLKRPLKLRARVLLPLAGILITLLSFTSIEILYQQSRFLKAESKRNLFLLDGYYTHALENSTKVLKANVGWVARDPEVIAALEARDKGRLTAIAKRIFANLPREFDIMHFRFLDPSGDVLAYPGGALDVGVDAAKGDDHGLVGQALRTATSVGGVALGASDTLTLWHVTPIFNGKILVGAVEIGQEIGAVITDMAAVLRLKLAVTVRKAYLDRARWEAGMKALGRAGAWAENSKAVMVVRTADWPDDRRFFPLLAKVDGQIRSENIGSRRYLVRNITVKDFQGRPIGSLSGAYEYSAHHTDFVDLIGGVAIVGAAIGSLLLLSFYYFLGRTEKALSKAQSQAMEEVENRANLQRKHIVAMKRERARLRDAQRAAQIGNWDMDGRSGELWWSDSVYKIFGIEDTEEAITLRRFLGLIHSDDRARFELAITDIGRGGRGERGERGVRAGGGFDESHRIVRPDGEERIVQWRGRVVHDEDGGVGRLRGTVMDVTEERRAEALTERLGRILKHSWNEIYVFSVDTLKFLDVSEGAQSNLGYTQEELHEMTPLDLKKDMTREEFELLLSPLVRGKREMVGFEGRHYRKDGSFYPVELRVHSSFAEIPPVYMAIVQDISERKSHVDELEHLALHDPLTDLPNRSLLQDRLNQAIRIARRRDGQLKVLVMNIDRMQEVNDTLGHENGDALIAELAHRLRATMREVDTIARLGGGEFAMIVADGVQDDLENIMARIRGVLEHPVTLGNATLDISLCIGVSQYPDHGDAPEPLLQHADIAMRMAKKDGLEVKVYRAEEDPFSLRRFMLLSELRSALAANEFVLHYQPKANMSDGVIDSVEALIRWNNPREGWIMPDEFIGLAEQTGMIGELTHWVLKEAVTQAKAWADDGAPTRVAVNLSARNLLDDGLPDYIMGLVRRAGIAPEWIDLEVTESAIMSHPELSRDMLLRLSAMGFSIAIDDFGTGYSSLAYLKALPADALKIDMSFVRNMAHNADDATIVRSTIDLAHNLGLKTIAEGVEDRAVWDLLLAYGCDKVQGYFIAKPMGSGEMQAFIRKK
- the queA gene encoding tRNA preQ1(34) S-adenosylmethionine ribosyltransferase-isomerase QueA — translated: MKVNAFDFELPTSAIAQHPAEPRDRARLLYLPTGDRHDGHCITDLPRLLRAGDVMVFNDTRVIPARMHAARASGGRTELTLHKQDGPALWRAFARPAKRLGAGEVLTIADGFALRVEEKHDGGELLVRFDREGAELLAALERHAIMPLPPYIKRGPEGDSADRERYQTLFADRPGAVAAPTAGLHFTPALMDAIAAAGIHSARVTLHVGAGTFLPVKADDTQNHVMHSEWGEVSPETAAAINAARAKGGRVVCVGTTSLRLLESATGDDGVVRPFCGDTDIFITPGYRFKAADVLITNFHLPKSTLFMLVCAFSGLARMKTAYAHAIAAGYRFYSYGDACLLERAAEEKDPT